The following coding sequences are from one Danio rerio strain Tuebingen ecotype United States chromosome 21, GRCz12tu, whole genome shotgun sequence window:
- the LOC141380019 gene encoding uncharacterized protein isoform X1, with amino-acid sequence MSDLGERPMDDRVNQQLATQPSVRSKVATETSDAVETELRSGKRTRKLTEKGQKLQEEKLERYEQRFKVSYDKWKSLVKEVKWLLSESSSIESLQDVMARMTKASAVVGTGYEDLRHLSIPDHDTRRRVDHCEAVTKKMEVLVKHYFEGNKEMESGWSDIELSEEVSVGTRISRTSTSSQSKSRSSKFSSLSAAKKQEAAAEVAANEATLEVLKEQDRQFKELQKLEAEDKKRIAEQEADDLKRREEEAKVKAQHEVENAARRKLLEDKRRKLERLETVKKLNAAKARMQIYEQSEASEDDELLSDLSHDCEFKEIHVDKRHHRPDNLSTKNVTLQPTVTTPQIDNTSLVKALTESMSVNRLPVPEPMVFNGDPLKFNDWKTSFQMLIEKKSIPAVEKIFYLRRYVGDSVKKALEGHFLLGTDSAYCSAWKILEERYGNPFLIAKSFREKLYAWPKIGPKESLELQEFVDFLRSCEAAIPQIKELEVLNDCNENQKILAKLPDWLTSRWNREVMETEENTKTFPSFSQFVKFLTKEAKIVCNPITSLYALKSSDKEGTRTLKTRSSVGKVLATNSGGDNLVLVSCVFCRKNDHSLHKCHKFMEKTVVERHKFVYKKMLCFGCLKPGHQSRICRNRSVCDICAKNHPTCLHEDRSRSVGNHGVTESFKKSTDPYQHRHTRVLNEATSNQVMQEINNTCTSSIIPVWVSTTSEPEKEVLVYALLDTQSDTTFILEETTHALNVKKEAVQLKLATMASKITVVPCFKMKGLQVRGFYSKTRISLPTTYSREFVPASKDHIPTPQTARVWPHLEHIADVLAPRQGCDVGLLIGYNCPQALLPREVVAGEGNQPFAQRTDLGWSVIGHGNPCVDSGDIYGTSHQIIVRQVMPSIPASVNLKTKVHYVCRTQIKEVVSPIDVIRVFESDFCEQESEDCCMSQEDLRFLRKMKAGTSLNKAGHYEMPLPFKGDRPNLPNNKVCAVYRLKCLARRFKKDMQYYSDYTAFMNEIIACGDAEKVPPEEAEKCSAWYIPHHGVYHPKKPGKIRVVFDCSARFQGTSLNDHLLTGPELTNTLVGVLCRFRKNPVAIMCDIECMFHQFHVKAEDRDYLRFLWWDNGNLEAQPSVYKMKVHLFGAASSPGCANYGLKHLAAEGKGMFTEDVIRFIQRNFYVDDGLVSVPTEAEAIALVTEAKKLCSTGKLRLHKFISNSKNVIASIPQEDLAKGVKDLDLDLGEMYVERALGVQWSIASDEFQFRVIVKEHPFTRRGVLSTIASVFDPLGFMAPFILVGKKILQQLCYNKASWDDSLPEDLQSQWERWLLDLPNLADVKIPRCYVPQISNEAIRFELHHFSDASISGYGECSYLRTVSASGEVHCSFVMGKSRVAPTKITTIPRLELSAAVVAVRVSDMLKKELDIKDLQECFWIDSKVVLGYINNDARRFQVFVANRVQRIKLSTESNQWKYVGTEDNPADSASRGLMVEQLVASSWLKGPKFLWQKDLPSDEVKVGDVITSNDPELRKVQVFNIQANKEKSLLERLLKFSDWARMVKAIARLKRYVREAKGCESKAFEPTTLEQRKDAELFIIRLVQEATFSHEMTSLKKQLAFTSDAQTKSQLYKLSPFLDNQGILRVGGRLANATLHLDVKYPAILPRKNHFSALLIKHYHERVQHQGRGMTVNELRSNGIWILGCSSAVSSHIYKCLKCRKFRRCVEEQKMADLPEDRVQPTPPFLLCGMDCFGPFYVTDGRRQLKRYGLLLTCMCSRAIHIEMLDALSTDAFINALRSFIAIRGTVRQIRCDQGTNFVGASREFMNTLKTMDQGQIKKLGCELIMNIPSASHMGGVWERQIRTVRNVLTSVLDQCPGALDSTSLRTLLYEVMAIVNSRPLTVEHLNDPLGPEPLTPNHILTMKSMIVEPPPGEFVKEDLYLRKRWRKVQYLVNNFWSRWRKEYLLNLQQRQKWNKNRRNVKVNDIVILKDDVSPRNEWKLAKVVDVYQGKDGKVRQVKLLMSDSSLDGKGKRLSKPSYLERPIQKVVILLEAD; translated from the coding sequence ATGTCAGATTTAGGTGAGCGGCCCATGGATGATAGAGTGAATCAGCAACTTGCAACTCAGCCCTCAGTGAGAAGTAAGGTGGCAACGGAAACTTCTGATGCTGTGGAGACTGAGCTACGAAGCGGAAAGAGGACTCGTAAGCTGACTGAAAAGGGTCAGAAGTTGCAAGAAGAGAAGTTGGAAAGGTATGAACAGAGATTCAAGGTCAGTTATGATAAATGGAAATCTCTTGTCAAAGAAGTAAAGTGGTTATTATCTGAGTCTTCTTCAATTGAATCATTACAAGATGTTATGGCAAGAATGACAAAGGCTTCTGCAGTTGTAGGCACTGGGTATGAAGATCTACGCCATTTGAGTATTCCTGACCATGATACACGCCGCCGAGTAGACCATTGTGAAGCAGTCACAAAGAAAATGGAGGTTTTGGTGAAGCATTATTTCGAAGGGAATAAGGAAATGGAGTCTGGATGGAGTGACATTGAGTTATCTGAAGAGGTCAGTGTGGGCACAAGGATTTCTAGAACATCTACATCGTCTCAAAGTAAGTCAAGATCTTCTAAGTTTTCAAGTTTATCTGCTGCCAAAAAACAAGAAGCTGCTGCTGAGGTTGCTGCTAATGAAGCCACTTTAGAAGTCTTAAAGGAACAGGATCGTCAGTTTAAGGAACTTCAGAAGCTTGAAGCTGAAGATAAGAAGCGTATAGCTGAACAAGAAGCTGATGATTTGAAGCGCCGTGAAGAAGAGGCTAAGGTGAAAGCTCAGCATGAGGTGGAAAATGCAGCTAGACGTAAGTTATTAGAAGATAAACGCCGCAAACTGGAACGTTTGGAGACAGTTAAGAAGTTAAATGCAGCTAAAGCACGTATGCAGATATATGAACAGAGTGAAGCTTCAGAAGATGATGAACTTTTGAGTGACTTGTCTCATGACTGTGAATTTAAAGAAATCCATGTGGATAAAAGACACCACAGACCTGATAATTTGTCAAcaaaaaatgtcactttacagCCAACAGTGACAACTCCACAAATAGATAATACTTCTCTTGTCAAGGCTTTGACTGAATCTATGAGTGTCAATCGACTTCCTGTGCCAGAACCAATGGTTTTTAATGGGGATCCACTTAAGTTCAATGATTGGAAAACGTCTTTTCAAATGTTAATAGAGAAGAAATCCATTCCTGCAGTGGAGAAGATTTTCTATCTACGGAGGTATGTAGGAGATTCTGTCAAAAAGGCTCTTGAAGGCCATTTTCTTCTTGGAACAGATTCGGCTTATTGTTCAGCTTGGAAGATTTTGGAAGAAAGATATGGAAATCCATTTCTTATAGCCAAATCATTTCGAGAGAAGCTTTATGCTTGGCCAAAGATTGGTCCCAAGGAAAGTTTGGAACTACAAGAGTTTGTAGATTTCCTTCGTAGTTGTGAGGCTGCCATTCCTCAAATTAAAGAACTTGAAGTGTTAAATGATTGTAATGAGAACCAAAAAATTCTTGCTAAGCTGCCTGATTGGTTAACTTCAAGATGGAATAGAGAGGTGATGGAAACTGAAGAAAATACTAAAACATTTCCAAGTTTCAGCCAATTTGTTAAGTTCCTCACAAAGGAAGCCAAGATTGTGTGCAATCCTATAACATCACTTTATGCTCTGAAATCAAGCGATAAAGAAGGAACAAGGACGTTGAAGACTCGAAGCTCTGTGGGAAAGGTGTTGGCGACTAATTCTGGTGGAGACAACCTCGTCTTGGTGAGTTGTGTTTTTTGTCGAAAAAATGATCATAGTCTTCATAAATGTCATAAGTTCATGGAGAAGACAGTTGTTGAACGACACAAGTTTGTCTATAAGAAGATGTTATGCTTTGGATGTTTGAAGCCTGGACATCAATCAAGGATTTGTCGAAACAGAAGTGTCTGTGACATTTGTGCAAAAAACCATCCTACCTGTCTTCATGAAGATCGTTCAAGGAGTGTTGGAAATCATGGGGTGACTGAAAGCTTTAAGAAGAGTACAGATCCTTATCAGCATAGACACACAAGAGTTCTAAATGAGGCAACTTCGAACCAGGTAATGCAAGAAATTAATAATACCTGCACTTCTTCTATTATACCTGTATGGGTGTCTACTACATCTGAACCAGAGAAAGAGGTTCTAGTATATGCTCTCCTTGATACACAAAGTGATACAACCTTTATTCTTGAAGAGACTACACATGCACTGAATGTTAAGAAGGAAGCAGTTCAATTGAAACTTGCAACTATGGCTTCAAAGATTACAGTCGTTCCTTGTTTTAAAATGAAGGGTCTTCAAGTTAGAGGATTTTATTCGAAAACTAGGATTTCTCTGCCAACAACCTATTCAAGAGAGTTTGTTCCTGCCAGCAAAGATCACATTCCTACACCACAAACAGCAAGAGTATGGCCTCATCTTGAACATATTGCAGATGTCCTTGCTCCTCGACAAGGTTGTGATGTTGGCTTATTAATTGGATACAACTGTCCACAGGCTCTTCTTCCACGAGAGGTGGTGGCTGGTGAAGGAAATCAACCTTTTGCACAGAGGACCGATTTGGGATGGAGTGTAATTGGTCATGGTAATCCATGTGTTGACTCTGGCGATATTTATGGAACAAGTCATCAGATTATTGTGAGGCAAGTAATGCCAAGTATACCTGCTTCTGTCAATCTCAAAACGAAGGTGCACTATGTCTGTCGAACACAAATCAAAGAAGTGGTTTCTCCAATAGATGTCATCAGGGTGTTTGAATCTGATTTTTGTGAGCAAGAATCTGAGGATTGCTGTATGTCTCAAGAGGATCTTCGATTCCTAAGGAAAATGAAAGCAGGTACATCATTAAATAAGGCTGGACATTATGAGATGCCACTACCATTTAAAGGTGACAGGCCTAACTTGCCAAACAATAAAGTCTGTGCAGTATATCGTCTCAAATGTTTGGCAAGAAGATTTAAGAAGGATATGCAGTATTACAGTGATTATACTGCTTTCATGAATGAAATCATTGCCTGTGGAGATGCTGAGAAGGTTCCACCTGAAGAAGCTGAAAAATGTTCAGCATGGTACATTCCTCATCATGGAGTGTATCATCCAAAAAAGCCTGGAAAAATTAGAGTTGTTTTTGATTGTTCTGCAAGGTTTCAAGGAACTTCTTTAAATGACCATCTTTTGACAGGCCCAGAGCTGACAAATACTCTAGTGGGTGTCTTGTGTCGTTTCAGGAAAAATCCAGTTGCCATTATGTGTGACATAGAATGCATGTTTCATCAGTTTCATGTCAAAGCAGAGGACCGAGATTATCTTCGATTCTTATGGTGGGACAACGGCAATTTGGAAGCTCAACCCTCAGTGTATAAAATGAAAGTTCATTTATTTGGTGCAGCTTCTTCCCCAGGTTGTGCAAATTATGGTCTTAAACATCTTGCtgctgaaggaaaaggaatgtTCACTGAAGATGTTATTAGGTTCATCCAAAGGAACTTTTACGTTGATGATGGATTAGTAAGTGTGCCAACTGAAGCTGAAGCAATTGCCCTTGTGACTGAAGCTAAGAAACTCTGTAGCACTGGGAAACTTCGACTTCACAAGTTCATTTCCAACAGTAAGAATGTTATCGCTTCAATTCCTCAAGAGGATCTTGCTAAAGGAGTAAAGGATTTGGATCTGGATCTGGGTGAGATGTATGTGGAGAGAGCACTTGGTGTTCAATGGTCAATTGCATCTGATGAATTCCAGTTTAGAGTCATTGTAAAGGAACATCCATTTACTCGCAGAGGAGTGTTGTCAACGATAGCATCTGTGTTTGATCCACTTGGATTTATGGCACCATTCATTTTGGTGGGCAAGAAGATCCTACAACAGCTGTGCTACAACAAGGCTAGTTGGGACGATTCATTGCCTGAAGACTTGCAATCTCAATGGGAACGTTGGCTTTTAGATCTGCCAAATTTAGCTGATGTGAAGATCCCACGATGTTATGTTCCACAGATAAGTAACGAAGCCATTCGTTTTGAACTCCATCATTTCTCTGATGCTAGCATCTCAGGATATGGGGAATGCTCCTATCTTCGAACAGTCAGTGCATCAGGTGAGGTTCATTGCTCTTTCGTCATGGGAAAGTCACGAGTTGCACCAACAAAAATAACTACTATTCCAAGACTAGAACTTTCAGCTGCAGTGGTCGCTGTACGGGTCAGTGATATGCTGAAGAAAGAATTGGACATTAAGGATTTACAGGAATGTTTCTGGATTGATTCTAAGGTAGTTCTGGGATACATCAACAATGATGCTAGGAGATTCCAAGTTTTTGTAGCTAATCGTGTTCAACGTATCAAGTTGAGTACTGAATCGAATCAATGGAAATATGTAGGCACTGAAGACAATCCTGCAGATTCTGCTTCTAGAGGTTTGATGGTTGAACAACTAGTGGCGTCAAGTTGGCTCAAGGGACCAAAATTCTTGTGGCAGAAAGATCTTCCCAGTGATGAAGTTAAGGTGGGAGATGTGATCACAAGTAATGATCCAGAGCTTCGAAAGGTTCAAGTTTTCAATATCCaagcaaataaagaaaaatcaTTGTTAGAACGTCTTCTCAAATTCTCGGACTGGGCAAGGATGGTGAAGGCCATTGCCAGACTTAAACGGTATGTAAGAGAAGCTAAAGGTTGTGAATCCAAAGCTTTTGAACCTACTACTTTGGAGCAAAGGAAAGATGCTGAGCTCTTTATCATTCGGTTAGTTCAAGAAGCAACCTTTTCCCATGAAATGACGAGTCTCAAGAAACAACTAGCATTTACATCTGATGCTCAAACCAAAAGCCAGTTGTACAAGTTAAGTCCTTTCCTGGATAATCAAGGCATACTCCGAGTTGGAGGTCGCTTGGCAAATGCAACTCTTCATTTAGACGTAAAATATCCTGCCATTCTTCCAAGGAAAAATCATTTCTCAGCATTACTAATCAAACATTATCACGAACGAGTACAACATCAAGGGCGAGGAATGACCGTGAATGAACTTCGGTCCAATGGTATATGGATTCTTGGATGCAGTAGTGCTGTTTCTTCTCACATATACAAATGCCTGAAATGTAGGAAATTTAGAAGGTGTGTAGAAGAACAGAAAATGGCTGATCTTCCTGAAGATCGTGTGCAGCCAACTCCACCTTTTCTATTGTGTGGAATGGATTGTTTTGGACCTTTTTATGTTACCGATGGTAGAAGGCAACTCAAACGCTATGGGTTATTGTTGACTTGTATGTGTTCCAGAGCCATACACATTGAAATGCTTGATGCTCTGTCTACTGATGCATTTATTAATGCTCTCCGCTCCTTTATAGCCATTCGTGGAACAGTTCGCCAAATTCGATGTGATCAGGGTACGAACTTTGTGGGGGCAAGCAGAGAATTTATGAACACATTGAAAACAATGGATCAAGGGCAGATAAAGAAACTTGGCTGCGAGTTGATCATGAACATTCCATCAGCAAGTCATATGGGAGGTGTCTGGGAAAGACAGATACGTACCGTAAGAAATGTTTTGACTTCTGTTCTTGACCAATGTCCTGGGGCACTTGACAGTACTTCCCTGCGAACTCT